In Cystobacter ferrugineus, the following proteins share a genomic window:
- a CDS encoding methionyl-tRNA formyltransferase, translating to MPLELLFMGFGELGATVLEGLVAEHRVRLVLTHRPDFTGLGGNEVLRVAEVHGLPTFLSARATEPELLQRVEGLGPDAIVSTNWRTLVPPALLRLPRLGALNIHDALLPRYAGFGAVNWAIREGETETGLTVHLMSDELDTGDILTQERVPIGAEDTATEVYHRLLARYPGLVLRGLALLEEGSRGQPQDLSRSAFYHRIGPRDTVVDWNRSSLDIYNLIRAQSDPFLNARTSYEGSELLLKRARLPRRAYCGTPGRLVRHAEDGVAVACGGAGTADARGIILLEVQPPGRDPVSAREFFPSMGGYLGNP from the coding sequence ATGCCGCTTGAACTGCTCTTCATGGGGTTTGGTGAACTGGGGGCGACCGTGCTGGAGGGACTGGTGGCCGAGCACAGGGTCCGGCTGGTGCTCACTCACCGCCCGGACTTCACCGGTCTTGGAGGCAACGAGGTCCTGCGGGTGGCCGAGGTCCATGGCCTGCCCACCTTCCTGTCCGCGCGAGCCACCGAGCCGGAGCTGCTCCAGCGCGTGGAGGGGCTGGGCCCCGATGCCATCGTGTCGACCAACTGGCGCACGTTGGTGCCACCCGCGCTGCTCCGGCTCCCTCGGCTCGGGGCGCTCAACATCCATGACGCCCTGCTGCCCAGGTATGCGGGATTCGGCGCCGTCAACTGGGCGATCCGCGAGGGTGAGACCGAAACCGGCCTGACCGTTCACCTCATGAGCGACGAACTCGACACGGGTGACATTCTCACCCAGGAGCGGGTTCCCATTGGCGCGGAAGACACCGCGACCGAGGTGTACCACCGGCTGTTGGCCAGGTATCCGGGCCTGGTGCTGCGCGGTCTGGCACTGCTGGAGGAGGGTAGCCGCGGCCAGCCGCAGGATCTCTCACGGTCGGCCTTCTACCATCGCATTGGACCGCGAGACACGGTGGTCGACTGGAACCGGAGCAGTCTCGACATCTACAACCTGATCCGGGCCCAGAGCGATCCGTTCCTCAACGCGCGTACGTCCTACGAAGGGAGCGAGCTTCTGCTCAAACGGGCCAGGTTGCCAAGGCGGGCCTATTGCGGAACGCCTGGTCGACTCGTCCGCCATGCCGAGGACGGGGTGGCGGTGGCGTGCGGAGGCGCGGGCACCGCCGACGCTCGCGGCATCATCCTGCTGGAGGTGCAGCCGCCGGGCCGGGACCCGGTCTCTGCCCGGGAGTTCTTCCCCTCCATGGGGGGTTATCTGGGCAACCCCTGA
- a CDS encoding argininosuccinate synthase translates to MNPLRKIVLAYSGGLDTSVVLRWLQQRHGCEIVTFTADLGQGEELERARQKAARLGVREIFIEDLQEEFARDYVFPMFRANALYEGTYLLGSAIARPLIARRQLEIAQRVGADAVAHGATGKGNDQIRFELTYLALRPDLRIIAPWREWSFRSRSDLLAFARENQIPIESAGGAERPYSIDVNLLHTSYEGEALEDPAVPPPEGLCTRGARPEDAPDRPEELVVTFQDGDPVAVNGEPLSPANLMRRLNALGGAHGIGRVDMVENRILGMKTRGVYETPGGTLLHHAHRAIESLTMDGEVAQLKDELMPRYARLVYRGLWFSPERLMLQAAIDQSQKGVTGDVRMLLYKGAVRVIGRESSTSRYSRAHVTFEADNVYDQGDASGFIRLTGLRLQMGAAARAFQTQGKESDQDAA, encoded by the coding sequence ATGAACCCGTTGCGGAAGATCGTCCTGGCCTATTCGGGAGGCCTGGACACCTCGGTGGTATTGCGTTGGCTCCAGCAGCGCCACGGCTGCGAGATCGTCACCTTCACCGCTGATCTCGGGCAGGGGGAGGAACTGGAGCGCGCCCGGCAGAAGGCCGCGCGGCTCGGCGTCCGAGAGATCTTCATCGAGGATCTCCAGGAGGAGTTCGCGCGCGACTACGTCTTTCCCATGTTCCGCGCCAACGCGCTGTACGAGGGGACCTACCTGTTGGGCTCGGCCATTGCCCGGCCGCTCATCGCCCGGCGTCAGCTCGAGATCGCCCAGCGGGTGGGGGCGGATGCCGTGGCCCACGGCGCCACCGGCAAGGGCAACGATCAGATCCGCTTCGAGCTCACCTATCTGGCGCTGCGCCCCGACCTGCGGATCATCGCGCCCTGGCGGGAGTGGAGCTTCCGCTCGCGCAGCGACCTGCTGGCCTTCGCTCGCGAGAACCAGATTCCCATCGAGAGCGCAGGCGGTGCCGAGCGCCCGTACTCCATCGATGTCAACCTCCTGCACACGTCCTACGAGGGCGAAGCGCTCGAGGACCCCGCGGTGCCTCCCCCCGAGGGACTGTGTACGCGCGGCGCGCGGCCCGAGGATGCACCTGACCGGCCGGAAGAACTGGTGGTGACGTTCCAAGATGGCGACCCGGTGGCGGTCAATGGCGAGCCCCTCTCGCCCGCCAACCTGATGCGCCGGCTGAACGCGCTCGGCGGCGCGCACGGCATCGGGCGGGTGGACATGGTCGAGAACCGGATCCTGGGGATGAAGACGCGCGGCGTCTACGAGACGCCCGGCGGCACGCTCCTGCACCACGCCCATCGCGCCATCGAGTCGCTCACGATGGATGGTGAAGTGGCCCAGCTCAAGGACGAGTTGATGCCACGCTATGCGCGTCTGGTGTATCGAGGTCTGTGGTTCTCCCCGGAGCGGCTGATGCTCCAGGCCGCCATCGACCAGAGCCAGAAGGGCGTCACGGGAGACGTCCGCATGCTGCTGTACAAGGGCGCGGTCCGGGTGATCGGACGCGAGTCGTCCACCAGCCGGTACAGCAGGGCGCACGTGACGTTCGAGGCGGACAACGTCTACGACCAGGGTGATGCCTCCGGCTTCATCCGCCTGACCGGGCTGCGCTTGCAGATGGGGGCGGCGGCCCGCGCGTTCCAGACCCAGGGGAAGGAGAGCGATCAGGATGCCGCTTGA
- a CDS encoding HalD/BesD family halogenase, with amino-acid sequence MLEITELAPDSIEGMLARHLQESPYSHDELKALRRSFARTGFAKVSNLSLDPLKKMLAEEAMELLERHAQRRDMRFAETGNTSRKLSNVRRNDILAHGGVIPRLYGSPALLSALGHIVGGPVLPCPYDDEQYVITQLHQPGDTHGWHWDDYSYALVWIIECPPVELGGFVQCVPHTRWNKREPRLFEAFIHRPIYSFALEPGDLYLLRADTTLHRVYPLLGAHRRVILNMAYASPRNLEKPVSHETMDALWAS; translated from the coding sequence ATGCTCGAGATCACCGAACTCGCGCCTGATTCGATCGAGGGAATGCTGGCTCGGCACCTTCAAGAGAGCCCCTACTCCCACGACGAGCTCAAGGCGTTGCGCCGGAGCTTCGCGCGGACGGGCTTCGCCAAGGTAAGCAACCTCAGTCTGGACCCGCTCAAGAAGATGCTGGCCGAGGAGGCGATGGAGCTGCTGGAGCGGCACGCCCAGCGCCGGGACATGCGGTTCGCCGAGACCGGAAACACATCCAGGAAGCTGTCGAACGTGCGTCGGAACGACATCCTGGCGCATGGAGGCGTCATCCCGCGGCTCTACGGCAGCCCGGCGCTGCTCTCCGCGCTCGGGCACATCGTGGGCGGGCCGGTCCTTCCATGCCCATACGATGACGAGCAATACGTCATCACGCAGCTCCACCAGCCAGGAGATACCCATGGTTGGCATTGGGATGACTACAGCTACGCGCTGGTCTGGATCATCGAGTGCCCCCCCGTGGAGCTGGGAGGATTCGTCCAGTGCGTTCCCCATACGCGGTGGAACAAGCGCGAGCCCCGTCTATTCGAGGCCTTCATCCACCGTCCCATCTATTCGTTCGCGCTGGAACCGGGAGATCTCTATCTCCTGCGCGCGGACACGACGCTCCACCGCGTCTACCCGCTCCTCGGAGCTCACCGCCGCGTCATCCTGAACATGGCGTACGCCTCGCCGAGGAACCTGGAGAAGCCCGTCTCCCACGAGACCATGGACGCACTCTGGGCCTCCTGA
- a CDS encoding alpha/beta fold hydrolase, whose amino-acid sequence MAERMVKSNGIELWTEGFGQPGNPPILLVMGASAQGILWPEELIEQLVAGGRYVIRYDHRDTGQSTSFDFQKNPYTLEDLAKDALGVLDAYGIAAAHLVGASMGGMICQLVSILHPERVLSLTVMMSTPLRTGIVETFQQAFQGKTPEGALPPPASRAIELQLAAASNPPRDREEAIDLQVKMARTMAASGVPFDEQECRRTVERIFNRARNPAAAMNHGFVPSPTREQAEALKHLRVPTLVIHGTDDPMFPAAHGVAVAERIPGAKLLMLEGMGHDIPRALFGELSRALLTHTGARA is encoded by the coding sequence ATGGCGGAACGAATGGTGAAATCCAATGGCATCGAGTTGTGGACCGAGGGCTTTGGTCAGCCCGGCAACCCGCCGATCCTGTTGGTGATGGGCGCTTCGGCCCAGGGCATTCTCTGGCCCGAGGAGCTCATCGAGCAGCTCGTCGCCGGGGGGCGCTATGTCATCCGCTACGATCACCGGGACACCGGCCAGTCCACCAGCTTCGACTTCCAGAAGAACCCCTACACGCTGGAGGACCTGGCCAAGGACGCGCTGGGAGTGCTCGATGCGTACGGCATCGCCGCGGCCCACCTGGTGGGGGCCTCGATGGGCGGGATGATCTGCCAGCTCGTGAGCATCCTCCATCCCGAGCGCGTGCTGTCCCTCACGGTGATGATGTCCACGCCGCTGCGCACCGGAATCGTGGAGACCTTCCAGCAGGCCTTCCAGGGGAAGACTCCGGAAGGGGCGTTGCCTCCGCCCGCTTCCCGCGCGATCGAGCTGCAACTGGCGGCGGCCAGCAACCCACCTCGCGACCGCGAGGAGGCCATCGACCTCCAGGTGAAGATGGCTCGGACGATGGCGGCCAGCGGGGTTCCCTTCGATGAGCAGGAGTGCCGGCGCACGGTGGAGCGGATCTTCAACCGTGCGCGCAACCCGGCCGCCGCGATGAACCACGGGTTCGTGCCATCTCCCACGCGCGAGCAGGCCGAGGCGCTGAAGCACCTGCGCGTGCCCACGCTCGTCATCCACGGGACGGATGACCCGATGTTCCCCGCCGCGCATGGGGTCGCCGTGGCGGAGCGCATCCCCGGAGCGAAGCTGCTCATGCTGGAAGGCATGGGCCACGATATTCCCCGCGCGCTGTTCGGGGAGCTCTCCCGGGCGCTCCTCACCCACACGGGCGCGAGGGCCTGA
- a CDS encoding ATP-binding protein encodes MGVRIAVIIALSTLFSYFHMYRTLRTEALAQLEQHVAERGQREQAIFVLAEDNHALLKKALEERLQELSPEEVNARFERLFVQRPDGTFRNRAEGLDDTREPCVFIPRGVNVDLDMRRRILASYDVISWYGPAFHVRFTNTAITLPEGALILYWPGNATWCLEVAPDFRITDFTHFTISLPQNDPERKTIWSGVYQDPVSNKPMASISTPVDQEGRHLATLSHDVLLEELMARTINDHLPGAYNLIFRDDGELIAHAEQTGATDSRAHLQDIIEQAKNHGADATVLELPRYGEYLALARLQGPGWNFATVLPESTVTRPAFNAARIVLLLGILSLGLELAILYWVLQQQITRPLLAFTQASDRVAAGEFHVELDTSRGDELGQLARAFRSMADQVQRREEELRHANEDLEQRVEERTHELKEVHMQLVQTARRAGMAEIATNVLHNVGNVLNSVYTSAQLAKERVVDLRVEHVGRIALLLQERQSDLGTFLTQDTRGRNVMPLLNKLGQNLLDERQQIVSLLDEVGRYTEHVGDIVKVQQNYARTPRLHESVRLADLVEDALRINSAGLIRHQVKVVRHLAALPPILTDKNKTLMILVNLVSNAKYAMDGVPPAERTLRVELEPAESDRVRIQVHDNGMGIAPEMLTRIFQYGFTTREEGHGFGLHSSAIAAQEMGGSLTVHSNGPGHGATFTLELPYLPHQEAA; translated from the coding sequence ATGGGCGTGCGCATCGCGGTCATCATCGCCCTGTCCACGCTCTTCAGCTACTTCCACATGTACCGCACGCTGCGCACCGAGGCGCTCGCGCAGCTCGAGCAGCATGTGGCCGAGCGCGGCCAGCGAGAGCAGGCCATCTTCGTGCTGGCCGAGGACAACCACGCCCTCCTCAAGAAGGCCCTGGAGGAGCGGCTCCAGGAGCTATCTCCGGAAGAGGTGAACGCCCGGTTCGAACGCCTCTTCGTCCAGCGGCCCGATGGCACCTTCCGCAACCGTGCCGAGGGCCTCGATGACACGCGGGAGCCGTGCGTCTTCATCCCCCGGGGCGTGAACGTCGACCTGGACATGCGCCGGAGGATTCTCGCCTCGTACGACGTGATCTCCTGGTACGGACCCGCCTTCCATGTGCGGTTCACGAACACCGCCATCACGTTGCCCGAAGGGGCGCTCATCCTCTACTGGCCCGGCAACGCCACCTGGTGCCTGGAGGTCGCACCGGACTTCCGGATCACCGACTTCACGCACTTCACCATCAGCCTCCCCCAGAACGATCCCGAGCGGAAGACGATCTGGTCCGGCGTCTACCAGGATCCGGTCAGCAACAAGCCGATGGCCTCGATCTCCACGCCAGTGGATCAGGAGGGCCGTCACCTCGCGACCCTCAGCCACGACGTGCTGCTCGAGGAGCTGATGGCGCGCACCATCAACGATCACCTGCCGGGTGCGTACAACCTCATCTTCCGCGACGATGGAGAGCTCATCGCCCATGCCGAGCAGACAGGGGCCACGGACTCACGGGCCCACCTGCAGGACATCATCGAACAGGCGAAGAACCACGGAGCCGACGCCACCGTGCTGGAGCTGCCCCGGTACGGGGAGTACCTCGCCCTGGCCCGGCTCCAGGGTCCCGGTTGGAACTTCGCCACCGTGCTCCCTGAATCCACGGTGACCCGGCCCGCCTTCAATGCGGCCCGTATCGTCCTGCTGCTCGGAATACTCTCGCTCGGCCTCGAGCTGGCCATCCTGTATTGGGTGCTCCAGCAGCAGATCACCCGTCCGCTGCTCGCCTTCACCCAGGCCTCGGATCGCGTGGCCGCCGGCGAGTTCCACGTCGAGCTGGACACCTCCCGTGGCGATGAGCTGGGGCAGCTGGCGCGCGCCTTCCGGAGCATGGCCGACCAGGTGCAACGGCGCGAGGAGGAGCTGCGTCACGCCAACGAGGACCTCGAGCAGCGCGTCGAGGAGCGGACGCACGAGCTCAAGGAGGTCCACATGCAGCTCGTCCAGACGGCCCGCCGCGCCGGCATGGCGGAGATCGCCACCAACGTGTTGCACAACGTGGGCAACGTCCTCAACAGCGTCTACACCTCCGCCCAGCTCGCCAAGGAGCGCGTGGTGGACCTGCGCGTGGAGCACGTGGGCCGCATCGCCCTCCTGCTCCAGGAGCGCCAGTCCGACCTCGGCACCTTCCTCACCCAGGACACGCGCGGACGCAACGTCATGCCCCTGCTGAACAAGCTGGGACAGAACCTGCTCGATGAGCGCCAGCAGATCGTCTCGCTGCTCGACGAGGTGGGGCGTTACACCGAACACGTCGGCGACATCGTCAAGGTGCAGCAGAACTACGCGCGCACGCCTCGGTTGCATGAGTCCGTCCGGTTGGCCGACCTGGTGGAGGACGCGCTGCGCATCAACTCAGCCGGACTGATCCGGCACCAGGTGAAGGTGGTGCGGCACCTGGCGGCCCTGCCACCGATACTCACCGACAAGAACAAGACGCTGATGATCCTCGTCAATCTGGTCAGCAACGCCAAGTACGCCATGGATGGGGTGCCACCGGCCGAGCGGACGCTCCGCGTGGAGTTGGAGCCCGCCGAGTCCGACCGCGTCCGCATCCAGGTGCACGACAACGGCATGGGCATCGCGCCGGAGATGCTTACCCGTATCTTCCAGTACGGCTTCACCACCCGGGAGGAGGGGCATGGCTTCGGCTTGCACTCCAGTGCCATCGCGGCCCAGGAAATGGGGGGCTCGTTGACCGTCCACAGCAACGGCCCGGGGCATGGCGCCACCTTCACGCTGGAACTCCCCTACCTCCCCCACCAGGAGGCCGCATGA
- a CDS encoding response regulator: MSPCASKKRILVIDDSEAIHTDFRRILGPHQRRCQSDIDQLEEALFGSAPARATICDENAFEVDSAYQGQEGLVKIQAAMKAHQPYSLVFLDYRMPPGWNGAETLRRLREVDPSLGVVLCSAYSDYSWGELMREFRDLKLLKELRKPFNSQEVRQLALKLTGQGTSH; the protein is encoded by the coding sequence ATGAGCCCATGTGCGAGCAAGAAGCGGATTCTCGTCATCGACGACTCCGAGGCCATTCACACCGACTTCCGCCGGATCCTCGGTCCGCACCAGCGCCGGTGTCAGAGCGACATCGACCAGTTGGAGGAAGCGCTCTTCGGCTCGGCGCCCGCTCGCGCCACGATCTGTGACGAGAACGCGTTCGAGGTGGATTCGGCCTACCAGGGGCAGGAAGGCCTGGTGAAGATCCAGGCGGCCATGAAGGCCCACCAACCCTATTCGCTGGTCTTCCTCGACTACCGGATGCCGCCCGGCTGGAATGGCGCCGAGACGCTGCGGCGGCTGCGCGAGGTGGATCCCTCGCTGGGCGTGGTGCTCTGCTCGGCCTACTCCGACTACTCCTGGGGGGAGCTGATGCGCGAGTTCAGGGATCTCAAGCTGCTCAAGGAGCTGAGGAAGCCCTTCAACAGCCAGGAAGTGCGCCAGCTCGCGCTCAAACTCACCGGACAGGGCACCTCGCACTGA
- a CDS encoding M13-type metalloendopeptidase yields the protein MKIHWLALYLLLGPACGVMARTSATTADAASGETSRARSGDIGLDWDGMDSGVAPGDDFYAHANGDWLRNTPIPADRAFHGVDQTLQELSTERTRLIIEEAAKTRGSKLGDFHASFVDEATIQARGLEPVEPIPGHHIQGALTLGENLADLAGLAVAYEAYHRSLGGEPAPVLGGTTGDQRFFLGHAQSRRSKHREPALRARLLSDAHAPARERVWTVRNLDSWYGAYQVEPGQKLYLAPEDRVRVW from the coding sequence ATGAAGATTCATTGGCTCGCGCTGTACCTGTTGCTCGGCCCGGCGTGCGGGGTGATGGCGCGGACAAGCGCGACCACGGCGGACGCGGCCTCAGGCGAGACCTCGAGGGCACGAAGCGGCGATATCGGACTGGATTGGGACGGCATGGACAGCGGCGTCGCACCAGGCGACGACTTCTACGCCCATGCCAACGGCGACTGGCTGAGGAACACACCGATTCCGGCGGATCGTGCCTTCCACGGAGTGGATCAGACGCTCCAGGAACTCTCGACCGAACGGACCCGTCTGATCATCGAGGAGGCCGCGAAGACGCGAGGCTCCAAGCTGGGCGACTTCCATGCGAGTTTCGTCGACGAAGCCACGATCCAGGCCAGGGGCCTCGAGCCAGTTGAGCCCATTCCCGGACACCACATCCAAGGCGCGCTGACCCTGGGTGAGAACCTCGCCGATCTGGCCGGACTCGCGGTGGCGTATGAGGCTTATCACCGGTCTCTCGGCGGGGAGCCCGCCCCGGTGCTCGGCGGCACCACGGGTGACCAGCGCTTCTTCCTCGGCCATGCGCAGAGCAGGCGGAGCAAGCATCGCGAACCCGCGCTCAGGGCGCGGCTCCTGTCGGATGCGCACGCCCCGGCGCGGGAGCGCGTGTGGACCGTACGCAACCTCGACTCCTGGTATGGCGCCTACCAGGTAGAGCCGGGCCAGAAGCTGTACCTCGCGCCCGAGGACCGTGTCCGCGTCTGGTAG
- a CDS encoding fibronectin type III domain-containing protein, whose protein sequence is MSKASNALLLLASLGLGCDPREEPQPPPVEQPPAEDKSLRVRSVRYFHTASGVEERPEDFSANPMELFLLQDGNFIAHPGAQTSPGEYVFADVPDGTYYLKRGNSYVVTSARRVDRSYRVLGRADAQELPASTFPIKARLDIDGLEPWAEEEGGMWGSMQFVSGELDVMGTIDAYDVIPPGSTSVRGELVSYSSISAARPYRFEQTRGDRAWVNQIVPRVAGALEDGSPLRYGSLARSLYLAPFSFDGSQPLPVSGTFQELPLKQLSLNWALSSFALNAADVHPAATLNNALFSLCPAAHGVEDVGWVGFSGELFSFSLPIGYAKDVRDTFTYGNPFPSTWDAVARFEAPFGVEYSVPGADTPLTVFAIMDVYERASSLAAGPLQPLILPPRGLKLDGEDAYQARPLALGSHVISWQPPASGQVSAYSLRLRRYAVDENSRARIMDAVSFILGGQSTSVRLPPDVLKPASHYVFQLTAISTPGYSAEDTSSAYRLPTGQAHTLSGLLSTP, encoded by the coding sequence ATGTCGAAGGCGAGCAATGCACTGTTGCTCCTGGCTTCTCTGGGACTGGGCTGCGATCCGAGGGAGGAGCCGCAACCGCCCCCCGTCGAGCAGCCCCCCGCCGAGGACAAAAGCCTCCGGGTGCGCAGTGTCCGGTACTTCCACACGGCGAGCGGTGTGGAGGAACGCCCGGAGGACTTCTCCGCCAACCCCATGGAGCTGTTCCTCTTGCAGGACGGGAACTTCATCGCTCATCCCGGCGCACAGACGAGCCCGGGAGAGTATGTGTTCGCGGACGTGCCAGACGGCACCTACTACCTCAAGCGGGGAAACAGCTATGTCGTCACCTCCGCACGGCGTGTGGACCGGAGCTACCGCGTGCTCGGCCGGGCGGATGCCCAGGAGCTCCCCGCTTCCACCTTCCCGATAAAGGCCCGGTTGGACATCGATGGGCTCGAGCCGTGGGCGGAAGAAGAGGGGGGCATGTGGGGGAGCATGCAGTTCGTCTCCGGGGAGTTGGACGTCATGGGCACCATCGACGCCTACGACGTCATTCCGCCGGGGAGCACGTCGGTCCGTGGTGAGCTCGTCTCGTATTCGAGCATCTCCGCCGCGCGTCCGTACCGCTTCGAGCAAACGCGCGGAGACCGGGCCTGGGTGAACCAGATCGTGCCCCGGGTGGCGGGAGCGCTGGAGGATGGGAGCCCTCTGCGCTACGGCTCCCTCGCTCGTTCCCTGTACCTGGCGCCGTTCTCCTTCGATGGGAGCCAACCCCTCCCCGTGAGCGGGACGTTCCAGGAGCTGCCCCTGAAGCAGCTCTCCCTCAACTGGGCACTGTCCTCCTTCGCGCTCAATGCCGCGGATGTGCACCCGGCCGCGACCCTGAACAACGCGTTGTTTTCTCTCTGCCCGGCCGCGCACGGAGTGGAGGACGTCGGATGGGTGGGCTTCTCGGGTGAGCTGTTCTCGTTCTCGCTGCCCATTGGCTACGCCAAGGACGTCCGTGACACGTTCACCTATGGCAACCCCTTCCCGTCCACCTGGGATGCGGTCGCTCGGTTCGAGGCCCCGTTTGGCGTGGAGTACTCCGTCCCAGGCGCCGACACGCCGCTCACCGTCTTCGCCATCATGGATGTCTACGAGCGCGCCTCCTCCCTGGCCGCTGGCCCCCTCCAGCCCCTCATCCTCCCGCCTCGTGGCTTGAAGCTCGACGGCGAGGACGCCTACCAGGCACGGCCCCTCGCGTTGGGCAGCCACGTCATCTCATGGCAACCGCCGGCCTCGGGCCAGGTGAGTGCCTACTCGCTGAGGCTCCGACGGTATGCGGTGGACGAGAACAGCCGGGCCCGGATCATGGATGCCGTCTCCTTCATCCTGGGGGGACAGTCCACCTCCGTGCGGCTCCCGCCCGACGTCCTGAAGCCCGCGAGCCACTACGTCTTCCAACTCACCGCCATCTCCACTCCCGGGTACTCGGCGGAGGACACGAGCAGCGCCTACCGCTTGCCCACCGGCCAGGCGCATACCCTGAGCGGCCTTCTCTCCACACCGTGA